The genomic window CGCGGCAGGACCTGGTGCGGGGGGTCCGGGAGGAATTTGCGGAGAACGAGGACCTACCCAACACGACCAATCCCGATGACTGGGCCAAGATCGCGGGGCGCAAGTCCGAACGGATCGTCGCTGTCCGGCCCCTCCCGCGGACACCGACCAAGCCAGACAAGGAGATCGAAACGGTCCGGATAGGACACTACCTGTAGGCTGGTTATGAGCAGTGATGTAAGGGGGGAAAGTTCGAAGGCCGCCGGGGGGCGGCCTTTTTTACAGTTCACGATGGGGTCCCAAGTCTATCTCGATCACAATGCTACGACCCCTGTGGATCCGCGGGTGCGGGAGGCCATGCGGCCGTACCTTGAGGGGGCCTTCGGCAATCCAAGCGCCGCCCATGCCATGGGCCGAGAGGCCAAGGCTGCTTTAGAGGGGGCCCGCGAGACTGTCGCCGAGCTCCTGGGGACGGCGGATAAGGATGAGGTGGTCTTTGTCTCCTCAGGCACCGAGGCGGACAATCTGGCCCTCGCCGGGGCAGCGTTAGCGTATCAGGAGCGGGGGAGGCACATTATCACCTCGGCCGTAGAGCACTCGGCCATCCTCGAAACATGTGCCGCGCTCGAGAAGTGGGGCTTCTCGGTGACGTATCTCCCGGTGGACGGGGAGGGAATGTTCGACCCAGAAGAGCTCCGGCGAGCCATCCAGCCGGACACCATCGTGATTTCCGTGATGCACGGCAATAACGAGACGGGTGTCCTCTTCCCCCTGGAGGAAGTTGGAGCCATCCTGCGAGAGCGGGGAATCCTCTTCCACACCGATGCGGTCCAGTCCTTCGGAAAGGTCCCCCTCAATGTCCGACACCTCAAAATCGACCTCCTTTCCCTCTCTGCCCACAAGATTTATGGCCCGAAAGGGGTCGGAGCGCTTTATGTGAGGAGGGGAGTTCGACTCCGGCCGCTGCTCCAGGGGGGAGGTCAAGAGCGGGGTCGCCGGGCTGGGACCGAGAATATCCCGGGCATCGTAGGAGTGGCGGAGGCGGCGCGGCTCATGTTCCTTGAGATGCCTGGCGAGCAGGAAAGATTCCGACAGCTCCGAGATCGACTTGAGGCGACCGTTCTGGAACGGGTTGACGGGGTAAGGGTGAGCGGTCGGAATTCCCCTCGCCTGGTTCACACCAGCAATTTCAGCTTTGATGGAATAGAGGCCCAGACGCTCGTAGCCGCGCTGGACCTGGAGGGGATTGCGGTTTCGGCGGGCTCGGCCTGTCACGTCGGCAGCCTACAGCCGTCTCATGTGTTACGGGCAATGGGGCTGAGCCGGGAGCAGGTGGAAGGAAGCATTCGGTTCTCCGTGGGGCGGCTCACCTGTGACGGGGATATCGATCGCGTTGTGGAGATTCTCCCGCAGCTCGTGGCAAGGTTACGTGAGAAGGTACCTGTGGTGAAATAGGAGGACTCTTTCTCTGCTCAGCCAGATTCTTCATAATTCATAGAAAGGTGATATGAACCATGGAGAGAAGTGCAGAGCATGACGTTCGTCAGCGGTTACTCGATATCTATCAGCGGGACGGGAAGGTGACCGAGCGAGACTTGCTTCGGATATCGGCCATTACCGGGGTGGACTACTTTACCGTGTCGAAGACGCTGGAGGAGATAATCGTCCAGCGGACAGACGGGTCGGCTTCGCGAGAGTAGTTCGGCGTCACCAGGCTTCTATCTGCAGTGGCTTTCAGGGATCTCAGAGGACCGGTATCTGCAGAGCAGGAAAGAATGAAGATTGATAGCTTTACGATTGGTCCGCTCGAAACCAATGCCTATCTTGTCGTAGATGAGGGGAGCCGACAGGCCGTACTCATCGATCCGGGGCTCGAGAGTGAGGGCATCTACGATGTCATCATTGAGGAGCGACTCGAGCTGAGCGCCATCGTTAATACCCACGGACACTTTGACCATGTCTGCGGGAATGCCTTCTTTAGAGCGAAGACGGGCAAGCCGGTCCTGCTTCATTGGGAGGACGCGCCGATGATGTCGCAAGCGGCCGCGCAGGCGATGGCCTTTGGATTTCAGGTCCCCACGCCACCCCCCCCAGATCGCCTGCTGAACGAGGGTGATGAGGTGGTGATAGGGGAAACCCGATTCCAAGTTCTCCATACGCCGGGCCACACCCCTGGAGGAATCTCCCTTTACGGGGAGGGGGTTGCCTTTGTTGGGGACGCACTCTTCGCGGGTTCAATCGGTAGAACTGACATGCCGGGTGGATCCTATGAAATTCTCCTTGCCTCCATCCGAAGCAAGCTTCTCGTCCTTCCTGATGAGACGGCGGTCTACCCGGGCCATGGGCCTTCGACCACGATTGGCGAGGAACGGCTTCACAACCCTTCCTTGACCGGTCGAGGCGGAACGCCCCGCCTCCTCTTTGACGCTTGAAGTTCGGTTTCTCAGGAAGTCTCATGGGTGTAGAGGAGCATAAAGAAGCCGCAGAGGGCATCGGACAGATTTCCTTTGCGGTGATTACCGTGAGCGACAGTCGGCACGAGGCTGAGGATGAGTCCGGAAATTTAATCCGGGAGCGCGTGCAGGAGGCAGGGCATCGCCTGGTGGGCTATCAGGTTTTGAAGAATGACCTCGCGGCCATTCAGCAGGAGATCAGTCATCTGGTTGAGGCAAAAGTGGGATGTATCATCACCAGTGGTGGGACTGGGGTCGGTCGCCGGGATGTCACTATCGAGGGGGTCGCCCCGCTTCTCGACAAATCGCTCGAGGGTTTCGGCGAGATCTTCCGGTATCTCAGCTTTCAGGAGGTGGGGAGCGCCGCGCTCATGAGTCGGGCTATGGCCGGGACCTGTCGAGGAACGCTGATCTTCTGTCTCCCCGGATCACCCAAGGCCGTGAAGCTCGCCCTTGAGCGACTGATCCTGCCTGAACTCAAGCATTTGATTCGGGAACTCCAGCGCTGATCATGAGGAGGAGACGATGCCGATCTTTGAATACCAGTGTCAGGGCTGCGGCACCTGTTTCGAGCGGCTGGTTATGAGCGCGGGGGTATCCGTCAGATGTCCCACCTGTGAGAGTTCGGAAGTGGTCAAGCAGTTCTCCACCTTTAGAACGCAAACCGCTGCGGGCTTTTCCGGTTCATTGGGACCGGGCTGCGGTTGCGCGCCGAGCGGCTGAGGCACCTGCAATTGACCCGGCGTGTCCGGGTCGATGAAGGTGGGCGGGACACGCGTCCCGCCCTTGTTATTTTCGGGTCGGGTCGAACCCTTCCAGGCCTGCTTTGATCTCTTGCAGGAACTGGCCGGCCATCGCGCCATCGATGACGCGATGGTCGAAGGAGAGGCAGAGGTAGGTCATCGAACGGATGGTGACGACATTCCCGACCACTATTGGCCGTCTGGCGACCGCCCCGATCCCCAGGGTGGCTGCCTGGGGTTGAACGATGATCGGCGTGGCCAGGAGGATGCCGGAAACACCGAGGTTGTTGAGGGTAAAGGTTCCGCCCTGGACCTCGGTTGGCATGAGGTGCTTCTCCCGGGCGCGGCGGGTCAAGTCGTCGCTCCGTTGGGCGATCTCGGAAAGGCTAAGGGCCTCAGCCCCCTTGAGGACCGGGACGATCAGACCATCCGCCAAGGCAACCGCGATCCCAATATTGATCTCCTGCTTGAGCACGATCCGGTCCGAGTCAACCCAGGCGTTAAGCCAGGGATATTTCTTGAGCGCTCTCACCGTGGCTTGAGTAATAAAGGGCATGAAGGTCAAGGGGCAGCCCCAGCGCTCTGCAAAGGCGGCTTTTTCCCTTTCGCGGAACTGTGCGATGGAAGTCATGTCCGCCTCGATGATCGCGGTGGCATGGGGGGAGGTCTGCTTGCTCCGCACCATGTGCTCGGCGATGGCACGGCGCATCGGGGTGAAGGGAATAATCTCCTCTCCCGCTCGAGGGACGGCGACCTTTTCCCGCTGCTCGATATAAGCGAGGAGGTCCTTCTTGGTCACCCGGCCGTCCCGGCCTGTGCCTGGGATCTCCTGTAGTTCTGAAGGCGTCAGGCCATGCCGCTCCGCGAGCTCGAGGACGGCGGGTGAATGCAACCGAGCCCCCTCCTCCGGGATCGGTCCTGCCCGCCCGTGAGGTGCGGGTGATGGGGAGACAGTGCGACGT from Candidatus Methylomirabilota bacterium includes these protein-coding regions:
- a CDS encoding MogA/MoaB family molybdenum cofactor biosynthesis protein; its protein translation is MGVEEHKEAAEGIGQISFAVITVSDSRHEAEDESGNLIRERVQEAGHRLVGYQVLKNDLAAIQQEISHLVEAKVGCIITSGGTGVGRRDVTIEGVAPLLDKSLEGFGEIFRYLSFQEVGSAALMSRAMAGTCRGTLIFCLPGSPKAVKLALERLILPELKHLIRELQR
- a CDS encoding proteasome ATPase, giving the protein RQDLVRGVREEFAENEDLPNTTNPDDWAKIAGRKSERIVAVRPLPRTPTKPDKEIETVRIGHYL
- a CDS encoding cysteine desulfurase family protein, which encodes MGSQVYLDHNATTPVDPRVREAMRPYLEGAFGNPSAAHAMGREAKAALEGARETVAELLGTADKDEVVFVSSGTEADNLALAGAALAYQERGRHIITSAVEHSAILETCAALEKWGFSVTYLPVDGEGMFDPEELRRAIQPDTIVISVMHGNNETGVLFPLEEVGAILRERGILFHTDAVQSFGKVPLNVRHLKIDLLSLSAHKIYGPKGVGALYVRRGVRLRPLLQGGGQERGRRAGTENIPGIVGVAEAARLMFLEMPGEQERFRQLRDRLEATVLERVDGVRVSGRNSPRLVHTSNFSFDGIEAQTLVAALDLEGIAVSAGSACHVGSLQPSHVLRAMGLSREQVEGSIRFSVGRLTCDGDIDRVVEILPQLVARLREKVPVVK
- a CDS encoding dihydrolipoamide acetyltransferase family protein; translation: MTIEVVMPQMGQSVAEGTVIQWFKQEGEPVEQDEALLTINTDKIDVEIPSPGGGILTRVLVQAGETVPVLTPLAYIEARETDRRRTVSPSPAPHGRAGPIPEEGARLHSPAVLELAERHGLTPSELQEIPGTGRDGRVTKKDLLAYIEQREKVAVPRAGEEIIPFTPMRRAIAEHMVRSKQTSPHATAIIEADMTSIAQFREREKAAFAERWGCPLTFMPFITQATVRALKKYPWLNAWVDSDRIVLKQEINIGIAVALADGLIVPVLKGAEALSLSEIAQRSDDLTRRAREKHLMPTEVQGGTFTLNNLGVSGILLATPIIVQPQAATLGIGAVARRPIVVGNVVTIRSMTYLCLSFDHRVIDGAMAGQFLQEIKAGLEGFDPTRK
- a CDS encoding MBL fold metallo-hydrolase, whose translation is MKIDSFTIGPLETNAYLVVDEGSRQAVLIDPGLESEGIYDVIIEERLELSAIVNTHGHFDHVCGNAFFRAKTGKPVLLHWEDAPMMSQAAAQAMAFGFQVPTPPPPDRLLNEGDEVVIGETRFQVLHTPGHTPGGISLYGEGVAFVGDALFAGSIGRTDMPGGSYEILLASIRSKLLVLPDETAVYPGHGPSTTIGEERLHNPSLTGRGGTPRLLFDA